The following are from one region of the Vicia villosa cultivar HV-30 ecotype Madison, WI unplaced genomic scaffold, Vvil1.0 ctg.000052F_1_1, whole genome shotgun sequence genome:
- the LOC131623126 gene encoding putative nitric oxide synthase — translation MVLCHNNFPARDCNWALKTSAMALKTLSTFLTPLSLPNHTFPKIHTKPPLILCEFSRPSMPEGTGAAAPSPGEKFLQHHHSFESSKLILKENKKNKKKEKPLKPSNSNAVTSCYGCGAPLQTSESDAPGFVDPETYELKKKHHQLRTVLCGRCRLLSHGKMITAVGGHGGYSGGKQFITAEDLRQKLTHLRNAKALIVKLVDVVDFNGSFLSRVRDLAGANPIIMVVTKVDLLPRDTDFNCIGDWVVEAITRKKLNVLSVHLTSSKSLVGITGVISEIQKEKKGRDVYILGSANVGKSAFINALLKTMAINDPVAASAQRYKPVQSAVPGTTLGPIPINAFLGGGKLYDTPGVHLHHRQTAVVHSEDLSSLAPKSRLRGLSFPSSQVFSDSTKEGAPTANGLNGFSIFWGGLVRIDILKALPETCLTFYGPKRIPIHMVPTEKADEFYQKELGVLLTPPSSREKAENWRGLDSERKLQIKFEDAERPACDIAISGLGWLTVEPVSRSHKFKQQKPMEIAGELLIAIHLPKPVEIFVRPPIPVGKAGAEWYQYRELTDEEQEIRPKWYF, via the exons ATGGTTTTGTGTCATAATAATTTCCCGGCAAGAGATTGCAACTGGGCACTCAAAACCTCAGCAATGGCGCTTAAAACCCTATCCACTTTTCTAACACCTCTTTCTCTCCCAAATCACACTTTTCCTAAAATTCACACCAAACCTCCCCTCATTCTCTGCGAGTTCTCACGTCCTTCCATGCCAGAAGGAACTGGCGCTGCTGCTCCGTCCCCCGGCGAGAAGTTCCTCCAACACCATCACTCATTTGAGTCAAGTAAACTCATTCTCAAGGAGAACAAGAAGAATAAAAAGAAAGAGAAGCCTCTGAAACCTTCCAATTCCAATGCTGTTACTTCTTGCTATGGTTGCGGCGCTCCTTTACAAACTTCCGAAAGCGATGCCCCTGGTTTCGTCGATCCTGAAACCTATGAATTG AAGAAGAAACATCACCAGCTTAGAACCGTTCTCTGTGGGCGGTGCCGGCTTCTGTCTCATGGCAAAATGATAACTGCCGTTGGAGGACACGGAGGATACTCTGGGGGGAAACAGTTCATTACCGCAGAAGACCTTCGACAAAAGTTGACTCATTTGCGTAATGCCAAAGCTTTAATTGTCAAATTG GTTGATGTTGTTGACTTCAATGGCAGTTTTTTGTCCCGAGTGCGAGATCTTGCTGGTGCTAATCCAATAATAATGGTGGTGACTAAG GTTGATCTCCTTCCAAGAGATACTGATTTTAATTGTATTGGGGATTGGGTTGTAGAGGCTATCACAAGAAAGAAACTAAA TGTTCTCAGTGTCCATCTCACCAGTTCAAAATCATTGGTAGGAATAACTGGAGTGATATCAGAAATCCAGAAAGAGAAGAAG GGAAGAGATGTTTACATTCTG GGTTCGGCTAATGTTGGGAAATCTGCTTTCATCAATGCCTTATTAA AGACAATGGCTATAAACGATCCAGTGGCTGCATCTGCACAAAGATACAAACCAGTACAGTCTGCTGTTCCTGGAACTACCTTAGGGCCAATTCCAATTAATGCTTTCCTTGGAGGAGGG AAACTGTATGACACTCCAGGAGTTCATCTCCACCATAGGCAAACTGCAGTTGTTCATTCCGAAGATCTATCCTCCCTTGCTCCTAAAAGCCGACTGAGGGGCCTATCTTTCCCG AGTTCTCAAGTGTTTTCGGACAGTACAAAGGAAGGTGCTCCAACAGCAAATGGCTTGAATGGATTTTCAATATTTTGGGGAGGTCTTGTTAGAATTGATATCTTGAAG GCTTTACCAGAAACATGTTTAACATTTTACGGGCCCAAGCGGATACCAATTCATATGGTGCCCACAGAGAAAGCAGATGAATTTTATCAG AAAGAACTCGGAGTTCTGCTAACCCCACCAAGTAGTAGAGAGAAGGCTGAGAACTGGAGAGGGCTTGACTCAGAACGtaaattgcaaataaaatttGAAGATGCTGAAAG GCCAGCCTGTGATATTGCTATATCAGGTCTAGGATGGCTTACTGTTGAGCCGGTTAGTCGGTCACAcaaattcaaacaacaaaaaccaATGGAGATTGCGGGCGAATTGCTTATAGCCATACACCTCCCCAAACCTGTTGAGATTTTTGTAAGGCCACCAATACCAGTAGGCAAGGCTGGGGCAGAGTGGTACCAGTATAGGGAATTAACAGATGAAGAGCAGGAAATTAGACCAAAATGGTACTTTTGA